Proteins encoded together in one Lachnospiraceae bacterium JLR.KK008 window:
- a CDS encoding helix-turn-helix transcriptional regulator, whose translation MGYGQNLKDILDSKGMTVKELALKAKIAPTTLYSIIQRDTAIRFDTALRISNILDIPISSICKDNPYDDIETLPALPSDNEKWNINSHKNAYISDRTARILKKFDYTELPMVDELIADLYVLDDITRRDLFEYAKMLKKNHTSPERAADLKDIR comes from the coding sequence ATGGGTTATGGTCAAAATCTAAAAGATATTTTGGACAGCAAGGGCATGACAGTAAAAGAGCTTGCGTTAAAAGCAAAGATAGCACCGACAACACTTTATTCGATTATCCAGCGGGACACTGCTATCCGTTTTGACACCGCACTTAGAATTTCTAATATATTGGATATCCCCATTAGTTCTATCTGTAAAGATAATCCCTATGACGATATCGAAACCTTACCGGCACTTCCATCTGACAATGAAAAGTGGAATATTAACAGCCATAAGAACGCCTATATATCAGATCGTACCGCCCGCATATTGAAAAAATTTGATTACACAGAACTGCCTATGGTAGATGAATTGATTGCAGATTTATATGTACTGGACGATATAACCAGACGTGATCTGTTTGAATATGCAAAAATGCTGAAGAAAAATCATACCTCTCCAGAAAGAGCCGCTGATCTGAAAGATATAAGGTAG
- a CDS encoding DNA-binding protein, translating into MEKTNYMMTVDDVAQELGVSKQKGYRIIRQLNEELAAAGYMTVQAKVPRTYWSERFYFGKRNIG; encoded by the coding sequence ATGGAAAAGACAAACTATATGATGACTGTTGATGATGTCGCTCAGGAGTTGGGCGTGTCAAAACAGAAAGGGTATCGCATTATCCGTCAGCTTAACGAAGAGTTGGCGGCTGCCGGATATATGACGGTACAGGCAAAAGTACCCCGTACATATTGGAGTGAAAGATTTTACTTCGGCAAAAGAAATATCGGATAA
- a CDS encoding site-specific integrase, with protein sequence MAVSKDTEKGTWTSQIWVEDWQGKKKHKKKRGFVSKKEALEWERNTLLASKTDMNMKLVDFVEVYFRDKEGELKQRTIRNKRYMIEHHIIPLLGNKAMDGITPADIIQWQNEIRSKGFKETYQRMLQNQMTALFTHATKIYNLKDNPCTKVKRMGRADADKKQLQFWTLDEFNCFIETFDLGSKYHVLFDLLFYSGCRIGEALALTASDINTVNRRISITKTYFRHKGKDEITEPKTRESVRTVIIPEFLAEELKTYMASMYKLPADERIFAVVPEAVQHVMKRHVDKAGVKYIRVHDLRHSSCAYLIHLGVQPMIIKERLGHKDIRITLNTYGHLYPSEQEKVADMLDKMAEIKENAPAGNKGISE encoded by the coding sequence ATGGCAGTATCCAAAGATACGGAAAAAGGCACATGGACTTCACAGATATGGGTGGAGGACTGGCAGGGTAAGAAAAAGCATAAGAAGAAACGGGGATTTGTGAGTAAAAAAGAAGCCTTGGAATGGGAGCGCAATACGCTTTTGGCATCAAAAACGGATATGAACATGAAGCTGGTGGATTTTGTAGAGGTATATTTCAGGGATAAAGAAGGCGAATTGAAGCAGCGCACGATTCGGAATAAGCGTTATATGATTGAACATCACATTATTCCTCTGTTGGGTAATAAGGCTATGGATGGCATTACACCAGCGGATATTATTCAGTGGCAGAATGAGATCCGATCCAAAGGATTTAAGGAAACCTATCAGCGCATGCTTCAAAATCAGATGACGGCACTATTTACCCACGCCACAAAGATTTACAACTTAAAAGATAATCCTTGCACGAAAGTAAAGCGCATGGGCAGGGCAGATGCAGATAAAAAGCAGTTGCAATTCTGGACGTTAGACGAATTTAATTGTTTTATCGAAACTTTTGATTTGGGGAGTAAGTATCACGTTTTGTTTGATCTGCTGTTTTACAGCGGATGCAGGATTGGTGAAGCCCTAGCGCTCACTGCATCGGACATTAACACGGTAAACAGGAGGATATCTATTACTAAGACATATTTCCGGCATAAGGGAAAAGACGAGATTACGGAACCTAAAACAAGGGAATCTGTGCGGACGGTAATCATTCCTGAATTTCTGGCGGAAGAACTGAAAACATATATGGCGTCTATGTATAAGCTGCCCGCAGATGAAAGGATTTTTGCAGTTGTGCCGGAGGCAGTACAGCATGTGATGAAACGCCATGTGGATAAAGCGGGAGTCAAATATATCCGTGTCCATGACCTAAGACATTCAAGCTGTGCCTATCTCATACATCTTGGTGTTCAGCCTATGATTATTAAGGAACGTCTTGGACATAAAGATATTCGTATCACATTGAATACTTATGGGCATTTATATCCGTCAGAGCAGGAAAAGGTAGCGGATATGCTGGACAAGATGGCAGAAATAAAAGAAAATGCCCCTGCTGGTAACAAGGGCATTTCGGAGTAA
- a CDS encoding DUF6017 domain-containing protein, with product MGYKKAFRYSTGNPIVDEVGTMNFTGNVIPMVWFKTIRYPNGAPHNNAIHILADIVYWYRPKEERDEESGQLIGMKKKFRDDYLQRSYDQMAETFGLSKKQATEAVKALENMGIIKRIFRTIQVRGQILNNVLFIKLVPKRLYEVTFPEEIEENTLSPPKEIPLSVEGGRGIPEKREGTTSKAAGLSLKGETNTKNTIEITNKDYLSINQGEADTDQMDAIEIYTQIVKENIDYEILKADMKYQYELLDELVEIIVDVVAVQRKSIRIGGAEYPYGLVKGKFLKLDSGHIRYVLDSMEKTTTHIANIKAYLLTALYNAPNTISNYYSAEVNYYEYGNGRNEV from the coding sequence ATGGGATATAAAAAGGCATTTCGGTATTCAACGGGAAATCCTATTGTGGATGAAGTTGGAACCATGAATTTTACAGGAAATGTAATTCCTATGGTGTGGTTTAAGACAATCAGATACCCGAATGGTGCGCCACATAATAATGCGATTCATATTTTAGCAGATATCGTATATTGGTATCGACCAAAAGAAGAACGGGATGAGGAAAGCGGACAGTTAATCGGCATGAAAAAGAAATTCCGTGATGATTACTTACAGCGCAGCTATGACCAAATGGCAGAAACTTTTGGATTATCAAAGAAACAGGCGACAGAGGCAGTAAAGGCTCTTGAAAACATGGGTATTATTAAACGCATTTTCAGGACAATCCAAGTAAGAGGGCAGATTTTGAATAATGTTCTGTTTATCAAATTGGTTCCCAAGAGGCTATATGAAGTAACATTTCCAGAAGAGATTGAGGAAAATACCCTCTCCCCGCCAAAGGAGATACCTTTATCCGTAGAAGGAGGGAGGGGCATCCCTGAAAAGAGGGAGGGTACTACTTCAAAGGCGGCAGGTCTCTCCCTGAAAGGGGAGACTAATACAAAGAATACCATAGAGATTACTAATAAAGATTATCTATCCATCAATCAGGGAGAAGCAGACACGGATCAGATGGATGCGATAGAGATTTATACGCAGATTGTGAAAGAAAATATAGATTATGAGATTCTGAAAGCGGATATGAAATATCAGTATGAATTGCTGGACGAGCTGGTAGAAATCATCGTAGATGTGGTGGCAGTCCAAAGAAAAAGTATTCGTATCGGCGGTGCAGAGTATCCGTATGGATTAGTCAAGGGAAAATTTCTAAAGCTGGATTCGGGACATATTCGCTATGTTTTGGACAGCATGGAAAAGACCACAACCCATATAGCGAATATTAAGGCGTATCTACTGACAGCGCTTTATAATGCACCAAACACAATCAGTAATTATTACAGTGCAGAAGTAAATTATTATGAATACGGGAATGGCAGAAACGAAGTATAG
- a CDS encoding ParM/StbA family protein: MQELYYNGKLILGVDHGYGNMKTAHRIFAASVEKEVQLGATALEYKGKEYGIGGGHKEFHVQKIHDGDYWILTFAAVAEELKFRGKNEAVIHLAAGVPLFWVKEQKESFREYLLCEKDVRFKYNGESYHVVIADASIHPQGYAAFINYDGDIRGNTVLADIGNGTMNVAFMQNGKPLAGKIFTEQFGVYQCMKKARNEVMRNCQCEVPDHIIEEVFLKGTADIPERYIQAVSEVAKDYVMRVFSKLREYGYNPDLMKLYVIGGGGCLIKNFAEYDADRVVIIQDICATAKGYEVLALQTLKRTQSRGKAS, from the coding sequence ATGCAGGAATTATATTATAACGGGAAATTGATTTTAGGCGTGGATCATGGATATGGCAACATGAAAACGGCACACAGAATTTTTGCCGCCAGCGTTGAAAAAGAGGTGCAGCTGGGAGCGACAGCGTTAGAATACAAAGGAAAAGAATACGGAATTGGCGGCGGTCATAAGGAGTTTCATGTACAGAAAATCCATGACGGGGATTATTGGATATTAACGTTTGCGGCTGTTGCGGAAGAACTCAAATTCAGAGGAAAGAATGAGGCAGTTATCCATTTAGCCGCAGGAGTGCCATTATTCTGGGTAAAGGAGCAGAAAGAAAGTTTTCGGGAATATCTGCTGTGTGAGAAGGATGTACGCTTCAAATATAACGGAGAATCCTATCATGTGGTTATTGCGGATGCTTCCATTCATCCACAGGGATATGCCGCATTTATCAATTATGATGGAGATATCAGAGGGAATACCGTGCTGGCGGATATCGGCAATGGAACGATGAATGTGGCATTTATGCAGAATGGAAAGCCTTTAGCGGGCAAAATCTTTACAGAGCAGTTTGGCGTGTACCAGTGTATGAAAAAGGCAAGAAACGAGGTTATGCGAAACTGCCAGTGCGAGGTTCCGGATCATATTATTGAGGAAGTATTCCTCAAAGGAACTGCTGATATTCCTGAACGGTACATACAGGCGGTTTCAGAAGTGGCAAAGGATTATGTAATGCGGGTATTCAGTAAGCTTCGGGAGTATGGCTATAATCCCGATCTGATGAAGCTGTATGTAATAGGCGGCGGTGGCTGTTTGATAAAGAATTTTGCAGAATATGATGCGGACAGAGTAGTGATTATTCAGGATATCTGTGCAACGGCAAAGGGGTATGAGGTATTGGCATTACAGACCTTGAAACGGACACAGAGCAGAGGAAAGGCATCATGA
- a CDS encoding plasmid mobilization relaxosome protein MobC yields the protein MEKRNRKNQLILRLSDDEKYILDAKCKNAEYKNRNDYLRHLILYGYTYFVDYSELHDYNVNLSRISKSLNQIATRISSTGNTYQDDIEEVKELMKQVWCTHESMLSKQPYRKH from the coding sequence ATGGAAAAACGAAATCGAAAAAATCAGCTTATTTTACGCCTGAGTGATGATGAGAAGTATATTTTAGATGCCAAATGTAAAAATGCAGAATACAAGAATAGAAATGATTATCTTCGGCATTTGATCTTGTACGGATATACTTATTTTGTAGATTACTCGGAACTGCATGACTACAATGTCAATCTAAGCAGAATCAGCAAAAGCCTGAATCAGATAGCGACAAGGATAAGTTCTACGGGTAACACTTATCAGGATGATATTGAAGAAGTTAAGGAGCTGATGAAACAGGTATGGTGTACACACGAATCCATGCTGTCAAAGCAACCGTACAGAAAGCATTAA